In Anaerolineae bacterium, the DNA window CCAAATCCCACATAAATTTTAAGTTCACTTCGGCCAACAATGTTCCTTGAAAGTCTCCAAAAACATTGGTGACCGGAACCGCCATCAGGACCATCGGTTCGCTGGTGGCGTCATCAACATATACCGGGCTGATATACCTGCCTCCCTGTTTGACCTGGGTAAACAATTCACTCTCAAGCCGCTCCCCTAGCAATTCCACTGCCGCCTGCGATATCCGAGAAGCCCCGGCCTCTTCCTGGTTTTGCGCATTTAATAAAAGCAACTGACGAAAGGCGCGATCCAGGCCCAACAGTTTCTCCAAAATAACCTGCTGCCCTTCCCAGGAACCGGAGGCCGGCTCCTCAATTTTGGCCGCTGTTTCCAATTCTCTAAATTTCTCCTGGACGAAACTGGCAACCGTACTGGCGGCTTTATAGGCAATAAGTTGTTGCTGGCTGTTGGTGCTCTCTTGTCGCGCCTGGACAAAAAATACAAATTGCGGAAGGTAGGTGATCAACGAGGCTGCCAAACTCAAGACCACAAAAGCAACAGCCAACGTGGCCAAAAGACTCCGTGAAGTTTTGGTTTTTTTTACCGGCATAGACATCATCTCACTTTGTGCTATCTGATGTAAGCTATTTGGGTGGAGATGTCCATCCATCTCCACCGATTTTTCAAGGTCAAAAAAATTTCCAACTTTTTTGATGCCACTTTTTTATCTTTAGGCACCGATGTTTAAGCCAATTTTTGCTTAAAGCCGTTAATTATAGTTCTGTCCCTAACTCCACCACGGCATGTCCGGCCGAGAGTTGCTCACCCAATTCCATGGCCGCTGTTTTAACCAGCTCCTCCAGGCTGGCAGCAGCCCGCATCTTCTCCGTAATCTGGCGGATGATTTGCTCACGGCGTGCTGCTTTTTGGCTGGCTTCGTGACGTTGGGCGCTTTCCAGGGCAATGGCTGTTTGATCAACCAAGGTGCGGAGTAAATTAACCTGATTATCTTGCACCTCAGCATCTATTTTTTCTTTATACCCAACTTCAACTAAGCCGATATTTTCTTGACGCAGGCTAATGGGGGTAAAAATGCGTAATCCCCAATCAACCGACCCTTCGGCGGTAAAATTTTCTGGATCAAAACGAGGGTCCCAACCGGTGATCATGTCTGTTTGGCCGGTTCTGATGATGTCGGCCATAATATCGTTGCTATC includes these proteins:
- a CDS encoding cache and HAMP domain-containing protein, with the protein product MPVKKTKTSRSLLATLAVAFVVLSLAASLITYLPQFVFFVQARQESTNSQQQLIAYKAASTVASFVQEKFRELETAAKIEEPASGSWEGQQVILEKLLGLDRAFRQLLLLNAQNQEEAGASRISQAAVELLGERLESELFTQVKQGGRYISPVYVDDATSEPMVLMAVPVTNVFGDFQGTLLAEVNLKFMWDLVNGLKVGQTGLAYVVDKQGNLIAFGDNTRVLRGENVSHLTMIDAFIRNSVPVDETATSVVQGINGDTVVGTYVPLGVPDWAVVTELPTAEAYQPSIKSAAISGGVMLIVLVLVGLGGLYIARRLAVPLLNLTATATQIAEGELELEAPVEGPTEVIRLAGAFN